AATCATTCCATTAAGTCAATTGCCGGTTATCGTTTCTAAATGTTAAACCAATCAGCATTTGGATAAAAGCAAAAAGAAATATTATATAAGAATGGATTAAGAGAAGTTGAACAAACAAGAAAAGTTTTTAATCAAAGTAAGATACCAAAAGCATTTAATATTGAACTTGTAATTGTGGTTTTTTCTGCTGAATGTATGGGTATATTATTTAAATAAAATTTGTATCAAGCAAAAAAGTAAGGGTTAGCTCCTTTAAGGTTTTTCTATTTTGAACAACAAAAAACTCAATTAATTAATTAATCATCAAACTCTTCTTTTTTCAGGATAAACGAAAAACCCCGACTATTCCTTATAATGGCTTTGTCGGGGTTCTTATTTTTTCAACATCAAGATTTTTGATATTGCTGTTATTTCAATTTAGTTATACAGCAAATTAAATTAATAGTATTTACTGTATTTGGATTTTCTACTTATCTAGAAATAACAATCTTTCTAAAAATCACTTCGCCTTCTTCGTTAAAAAAGCAAATATTATAAACTCCTGAAATCAGATTTGTTACATCAATGTTTTCGAGATTTTTTATATTTTTCCTTACGATTTGATTTTGCGAATTTAAAATAATGACATCTTTAATACGAAAATCTGCTTTAATTGAAAAGGTATTCTCTGATACAGGATTAGGGAAAATAACAATACTTTTCTCCTTATCATTATCTCTACTAAGATTATTGATAGGTTCTTCCATTGAGATCCTAGCCCCATTTCCACAGGTATTAATGGTATATGAACCAGCCACACCACAAGCATTAGAGGTAACAGTTAAAGATCTTGTTTTTGAATTATTGCTTGCATCTCTTACTGTAAAAACTGGATTTCCCCATTCTGGTAACCACCAAAATTCAGAACTAGCTCCAGTATTTGAAAATGTACCTCCATTTATTGCTACCTCGTAAGTCCCTGAACCTCCTGAGATATCAAATTTAATTTGTTTTTTGGTATTACCTTCAACAGTACAATTAGTTGGAACAATTACATTGGTTAAATTAAGACAATTGGGAGGAGGAATAACAGTTATTGGCATGGAAACTATTGTACTGGTACATGAGCCGTTTTCGCAATAGGCAGAATATGTTGTGGTACTAGTAGGACTAACAGAAATTGAATTTCCGGTTGCTCCTGTACTCCATTTAACTGTTGCACCCGACTGACAAGAAGTAGATAATGTGGTAGCTTGACCCAAAACAACAGGATTTACCGTTGCATTTATTGTTGAAGGAGGATTTACACTACAAGGGTCACAAGTATTCATAGAGTAAGAACCAGCCACACCACAAGCATTTGAGGTAACTGTTATTGTTCTGGCAAGAGCATTATTGTTTGCATCTCTGACAGAAAGTACAGGATTTCCCCAAGCTGGAAGCCACCAAAGTTCATAACTGGCACCAATATTTGAATATGCCCCAGAATTAATAGCTACTTGGTAAGTACCCGAGCCACCGGAAATATCAAATTTTATTTGCTTTTTAGTATTACCTTCAATTGTACAATTAGCAGGTACAATTACATTAGTTAGATTAAGACAATTAATAGGGACGGAAATAGTCTTGGAAACTGAAGTGCTTGAACAGGAACCATTGTCACAATATGCAGAATATGTTGTGGTAATAGTAGGACTAACAGTAATTGAATTTCCGGTTGCTCCTGTACTCCATTTAACTGTTGCACCCGACTGACAAGAAGTAGATAATGTGGTAGGTTGACCCGAAACAACAGGATTTACGGTTGCATTTATTGTTGAAGGAGGATTTACACTACAAGGTCCACAAGTATTCAGAGAGTAAGAACCTGCCACACCACAAGCATTTGAGGTAACAGTTATAGTTCTGGCAAGAGAATTATTGTTAGCATCTCTGACTGAAAGTACAGGATTTCCCCAAGCAGGAAGCCACCAAAGCTCGTAACTTGGACCTATATTAGAATATGATCCAGAATTAATAGCTATTTGGTAAGTACCCGAGCCACCGGAAATATCAAATTTTATTTGTTTCTTAGTATTACCCTCAATTGTGCAATTAGCAGGCACAATTACATTTGTAAGATTAAGACAATTGTTAACAAAAACATTGATTGTAGTCGTAGCTGTTTTATTCGCACAGCCTGATTTACTGGCAGTAATTGTATATGTGTAACTACCTGCTGTTGCTGGAGCATTTATCGTTATTGAAGAACTTGTGCCACTGATTCCGTTTCCACTCCATGAATAGCTTACACCCGAACAATTTGTCCCGGTACAACTTGAACTTAACTGAAATGATTGCCCAGGATTTGGTGTTGCGTTAGAATTTGTTGCAGCCACTGTAAAGTTACATGTTGTATTAATAACATTAATGGTTACAGCTGCCGTTTTATTTGCACAGCCTGTTTTACTGGCAGTAATAGTATATGTGTAACTACCAGCAGCTGTAGGTGCATTTATCGTAATTAAAGAACTTGTACCACTTATTCCGTTTCCACTCCATGAATAGCTTACACCTGTACAATTTGTCCCTGTACAAACTGCAGTTAGCTCAATTGATTGGCCCGTATTTGGAGTAGGGATTGAGCTTGTTGCTGCAACAGAAAAGGCACATGGATCTGTTTGACAACTATTTGGATTAGAAGGTACAGAAGATGCGGTATGATTTTCCAAATTTCCTCTTAGAATTTTTGAAACTCCATCGATATTCTGATAGCTAACGATCAAGTCATTAGGACTTAAATTGGTAGTGGTTAAACCGTTAAAATGTAATAACAAAACCTTCCGCCCTTCTACCGTAAATGTATGTTTGTTATTATTTATATAAAAGTCGACATTTGTATTATCCTGGGGGTCATGGTATGGATAATAGGCCATCAAATGCAAGTTAGAGTTTTGGTACATTCCCAATATAATAATTTCTTTGTCTCCCACAGCTGTTCCATATCTTGTGAAATTAAAATATCTTAAAGTTGTGTCTAAAGTGTAATAATTCATGACATCACGCATCGTAGAAACAGCAGCTGTTGCCCATTTATATCTGGTCCAGTTATCATCGGCTGTGGTATTTACATCAGTGCCTCCCCCTTCTCTAGTCCACTGTGCGTATAGTTTTCCCCCTTTAGATGGAAGAGGTCTACCATGCCATGGGATGGGGTTATTAAAATCAGGATTATAAAATTGATCAGAAAGCCACCCATTTTCCCATAACTCCACACCAGCATAACCCAACATTAGCGGAGCCATTACATTGAATTTTATTTGCTCTTCTCCCAGCCATCTTGTGTAGATGGAATTTCCACCTAAAGTATAATGCTCAGTAAGCAATGAGTTAACAGATATAAATTTATTTGGGTAATCTCTCCAACGTGTAATATCCACGTTTAGGCCATCAGGGCTATTAAAACTGGCATTGTTGGTTTGACAAAACTCCCAGAATGTCATAAATCTATAAGGTGTTCCAATGGCCCATTTTACATCAGAAATATTTCTCAAAACATTATCACTATAGCCATCAGTTGAAGGATGAGCAATAGGAAGCCAAGTGTTTTTCATCCCAAATTGGAATTCTGAGAATTCATCAGTTCTGAGTATTCTTTTCCCGTTATTTAATATGTAATTTCCTAAATTGTCCTTTTGGTATAGAGTTGCTGTTGTAGGCAAAGGAGATTTTACATACCCAGGTTGCCCATCAAAATACAATTTGCCAGTTTTTAAATGTTCATTCCAAAAAATACTACTTGATGATCCGCTTCCGGGTGACGAAGGCCTTTTTAATACATTTATGTCTTGCTCAGAAAGACTAGAGTAATACCCATAAATATAATCCCAAGTTGAAAATTGCGAAGGAGAAGTTCCATATAGCAAAATTTTCTTATCTGGAGCTTTTTTACTTACTTCTGTTAAAAAATTCATATCAAAAATAATATCCCTAACTCCACCCTGACCTTCACTATCAAGCATTAGATATCCAGCTGACCTATAGGAAGGTTGAGGATTTCTTGCTGTAACACCAACATCAATAGTAACTATTGAAGATTTAAAATACTCAGCAATGGCATTAAGTGTAGCGTAATCTTGATTGATGTTTCCCAATGACGCAGAGGTTGCATTAATGACATTTATAGCATTCGGGAATCCATTGTTTAACGCTGTATTTCCTGCACTACCCAAGTTTCCGCCCAAAGTGTAATTAAATCCTTCAAAAACTCCACTATTTACCTCTGGAATTTGATTTAAAGGATATTGAGAACCCATGTCGCATACACTCCATCCAGCTTTTAATGGTTCAACTGGGGTGTTTCCGTCACCTTTCCAAACTGGTGCTCCAAAGCCATAATTTGCAATAAACTTGCTGTAATCATAAGTTTTAAAATAGCTACTTAAATTTAATGTGTTAACTGACGATTCTTGAGTGGTACTTAAGTTAACCACATTATAACAGCTTGTTGCAACCCTTGCTTGATTTAATTTAAAAGACTTAAGTGTTGGGTTGATTAATGTATCTGTTTTGGCATTTGCCTTAATTATTGAAAAAAACAGAACTAGGAGGATAAAAGAATGTTTGATTTTCATATTGTTTAAAATTTGGTGATTCAATTTTTATTAAAAGTACTATTTCATTTTGAAGTTTTTAATTTTTTTTTAATTTAAACAACAAAAAAATAATATGACCTAGAGAAAAGTGTGTGAAACATTTTGAAGAGTCCAAGTTTTATTTTTTAGGTTCTACTAAACTTAAAACAAGTGGTTTAAACCTTACGAATACCTCTCAAACTTATCCCAGTTGGGTGGTCGTTTTTCGAGGAAGGCATTGCGGCCCTCTTCTGCTTCTTCAGTCATATAACCTAGTCGGGTGGCCTCACCGGCAAAAATTTGTTGACCCACCAATCCATCATCAATGAGATTGAAAGCAAACTTGAGCATTCTGATAGCCATTGGGCTTTTCTGTAAAATCTCCTGTGCCCACTGAAATGCGGTTTCTTCTAGCTCGGAATGAGGCACAACAGCATTGACCATACCCATCTCGAAAGCTTCCTGAGCTGAGTAGTTTCTGCCCAAAAAGAATATTTCTCTTGCACGCTTTTGCCCTATTTGACGAGCCAAATATGCAGAACCATATCCTGCATCATAACTTGCAACGTTGGCATCAGTCTGTTTAAAAACAGCATGTTCTTTACTAGCTAGCGATAAGTCACACACCACATGAAGACTATGGCCCCCTCCAACAGCCCAGCCGGTCACTACTGCAATCACCGGTTTGGTCATAAACCGAATTTGTCGTTGAACTTCCAAAATATTAAGCCTGTCGCGACCATCTTCAGCACGATAGCCTCCTTTTTTTCTGGCATTTTGGTCGCCACCGGAACAAAATGCCCAGCCGCCATCTTTGGGTGAAGGGCCCTCACCAGAAAGTAATACAACACCTATTTTGGGGTCATGAGTGGCGTCGTCGAAAGCATCAAGTAGCTCAAAAGTGGTCTTAGGTCGGAAGGCATTTCTGATTTCAGGTCTGTTGAAGGCGATACGTGCAACGCCCATATATTTTTTATAGGTGATGTCTTCGTAAACTTTGGCGGTTTCCCAGGCGATATTTGACATTGATTCGGTTTTTTTACAAAACTATAATAAACCGATAAGAATTTTAAACGAAACCCTTTAAATTGCAAGCTAATTGTATTATGACACAACAAAAAATCTAATGATTATATAATTCTCAATAATTATGCAAAAAAAAATTGGTCCGATTTTTTACAGACTTGGTATATTATTTCCCTGGCTAACCTTGGTGTTTTTTTTCTATAAATATTCTTTAAACCTGCCCGTAAGGGATGACCACAGGGTATTTATTGGTTTTCAAAAATATTATTTTAAAGCTGATACTTTTTTAGCAAAACTTCAAACAATTTTAATACCTGATAATGAGAGTCATCCAATATTTATGAGGACCTTGTCAGTTCTTCAAACTTATATTGATGGTGAAATAAACTTCCAGCATATTTTGATATTCTGTTGGGTATTTATAGTTATTGTTTGGTGGATATATTTTCGAGGTTTGTCAAAATCTAAAACTTTCAGGCTAATTTTTGGGCTTTGGATTTTAAACCTATTGTTATATGAATTATTTTTCAGAACTGATGTTGCTACCTACCAAATGGCGACATTCGGACTTTCGGTATTTGTTTTATATGCCTCAACTTTATACAAAAACTCCTCGATTTATTGGAAATTTTTGTTTTTTGTTGTTTTTTTTCTGGCTCCAACAGGAAGTATTAATGGTTTTATTGCAAATGGTCTAGTTATCATTTATTTGGGCATTAAAAAGGAAAAAAGGGCATTATGGATTTCATTAATCTTATTTTCAGCCCAGATAATTATTTTTTATTTTCTAAGTGATGAAGGTAAATCTATCAGTTTATTTGAAAATATAAAAAGATATAATTATGAATTAGTAATTGCATTTTTTATGAGTTTGGGAGGCATTTTTAACCTCAATCATTCTTTCATTTTTCAAATAATTTCTGCGATTTTGGGTTTTGGTTTCTTTTCTTTTACCGCCTACTATTTATTTATCAAAAGACCTGATTTTGTCAATTTTAAAAGCTTACTTTTTTTATTTTCAGCCCTATCTTTAGCGGCAATAGTGACTCTAAGATATAATTATTGGCTTCCGGGGTATAGCAGCATCTTTGAGTCACGATATAAAATTTACGGCGTTACAATTATACTTATCGCGTTTTCAATTTTTTACGAAAAATTTAAATCCAAATTTATTAATGGATTAATTGTCGTAACAAGCGTCTTGATTTTTGCTGCAGGAGTTTATAAAGGAATATTTCTCCTTGAAGGCCAACAATTAACCCAAATCACTGATACATATAATATTGGAGAAGGTAGCTTAAAACAAGATTTTGCTATTAGATATTTAACCACCAATCAACATGCCCTGGAACTAAAACAAAATGGGATTTTTGATTTTTATGATAGCAGAAATAAGATTCAGAAATTACTTGATGATTCTCAAAAATTGGAATTTAAAGATATAAATTTATCGGAAAAACTGGATGATCCTTTAAATCGTGGGGATTGGGCAAAAATGGAAATTCCTTTACAAAGAATCACCGTAAATGGAAGTTTCCCCAGGTATAATTATTATATTATAAAATTTACCTTAAAAAATGGAAAACATGGCATTTATTTTTTAATGCCTCCCATTAAGTCGCTTCGTCAGAAAATATCTGGAAATCCCAAAAAATACAATTACCTAAGTCACACCTATTATTTTGACTTTTTTGAAGGATTTGACCCCCAAAGTGCAGAAGTTTACGGTTTGAATAGTATAGAGCTGTAGTTTTTAAAATTATTTTGGTGTCTCAAGGTAGTCACTAAAATATATATGTGAACCTTGACATAGGTTGAGATTAAAAATAGGACTTTAAAAAGTTCTAGATTTTATCGTCTATTTTGTGATTAAAATTGCTACTTGGTTTTGGTTTTTAAATAAATAAAAAAATAGAAGCATTAACTTTTAAGAAAAAGTATTTGATGTTCCAATTTCCTTAGCATTTTCTTCATTATTTTTTCACAAAAAAAACACGCTGGCATTTTTTGAGTTAAATTTGAGGTTCTTACATTTTTTTCCGAAAAAACGGTGGCGATAGACAAAAAACTCAACGACGTAGAGCTTACAGGACATGAACAAATAGAGGTTTTCGGTGCCCGGGAGCACAACCTCAAAAATATCGATGCCGTGATTCCCCGCAACAAACTGGTGGTTATAACCGGCATTAGCGGTAGCGGTAAATCGTCACTGGCATTTGACACCATCTATGCCGAAGGTCAGCGTCGCTATATGGAAAGCTTCAGTTCCTATGCCCGTAGTTTTATCGGCGACATGGAACGACCCGATGTGGACAAAATCAACGGCCTTTCGCCCGTAATCAGCATCGAGCAAAAGACTACTTCCAAAAACCCCCGCTCCACCGTAGGCACTACTACTGAGATTTACGATTTCCTTCGTTTGCTTTTCGCAAAAGTAGGTATAGCCTATAGCTACGTGACCGGTAAACCGATGGTCAAACAAACTCAGGATCAGATCATTGAACAGATTTTTGAGCAGTTTGACGGCAAAAAAGTGAGCATTTTGGCACCATTGGTAAAAGGTCGCAAGGGACATTACCGCGAACTTTTTGTGCAAATAGCCAAAATGGGTTATCAGAAAGTCAGGGTTGACAGTGAGGTACTCGACGTGAGTCCTAAAATGCAGCTTGACCGATACAAAATCCACGACATTGAAATTGTGGTGGACAGGGTTATACCCAAAGCAGAGGATCGCTATCGTATAAGTCAGTCGGTGGGTACGGCTTTAAAATTAGGCAAAGGTTCGGTTTTATTGCTTGATGAAAAAGGAAACGTACAATACTTGTCTCAAAACCTGACCGACCCCGAGGCCGGAATCAGCTACGAAGACCCTTCGCCCAACTCCTTCTCGTTTAACTCGCCTTATGGTGCATGTCCTAGCTGTAACGGCATGGGTACCATTGAAGAAATCACTGAAGATTCTATTATTCCCGACAAAAGCCTTTCGATAACCCGTGGGGGAATAGCTCCGCTAGGCGAATACCGTGACCTCTGGATTTTTAAGCAGATTGAGATTATTCTGAAAAAATATAAGTCCTCTATCAGTGTTCCTATCGAAAAAATACCTGAAGAAGCACTGAAAATACTACTTTACGGCTCTGAAGACCCCGTGGCGGTGCCTTCCAAAAAATACCCGGGGACGGAGTGGAACACTAGTTTTGAGGGTATCATGAATTTCCTGAAACGCCAGCAGGATTCTGACTCTGACAAGATTCAGGATTGGCTCAAGGATTTTATGCTCATAAAAACCTGCCCTGAGTGTAACGGACAACGCCTCAGAAAAGAATCTCTGCATTTCAAAATTGACAATAGAAACATAGCCGAATTGTCTGATATGGATATCGCAGACCTTTCCGCCTGGTTTGAAAACATCGAAATCAGACTTAATGAAAAGCAAAATCAAATTGCTGCCGAAATCCTGAAGGAAATAAGAAAACGTCTGGGATTTTTGTTTGGAATAGGCCTGGATTATTTGACGCTTAACCGTCCTCTCAGAACGCTATCAGGGGGAGAAGCCCAACGTATTCGTCTGGCCACTCAGATCGGTACCCAGCTGGTGGGAGTGCTTTACATCATGGATGAGCCGAGTATAGGTTTACATCAACGCGACAACGTGAAGCTCATACAGGCATTGAAAGATCTGCGTGATCTGGGCAATACTGTACTGGTAGTTGAGCACGATAAAGACATGATGCTGGAGTCAGATTATATTCTTGATATTGGCCCTGGTGCAGGTAGGCATGGCGGCAGGGTGGTAAGTCATGGATCGCCCGCCGAATTTATTGCAAAAGGAGGCATTACTGCTGATTATTTGAGCGATAGGGTACAAATAGAGATTCCGAAAAAAAGAAGAGCTGGTAATGGTAACCATTTGACTATCAAGGGAGCAACCGGCCACAACCTGAAAAACGTAAATATGAAACTGCCATTGGGCAAAATCGTGTGCGTAACGGGCGTGAGTGGAAGCGGGAAATCATCCCTGATTCATGAAACGCTGTTTCCAATTTTAAACCATCATTTTTTCAGAGCCAAAAAAGAACCATTACCTTTTAAAAAAGTAGAAGGTCTGGAGCATATCGACAAAGTGATCGAGGTGGACCAAAGCCCGATTGGCCGTACACCAAGGAGCAACCCTGCCACTTATACCGGTATGTTTTCTGATATAAGAACCTTGTTTTCTGAACTCCCCGAATCCAAAATCAGAGGTTATAAACCCGGCCGTTTTTCGTTTAACGTTAAAGGCGGTCGCTGCGAAACCTGCGAAGGAGCGGGTATGAAGAAAATAGAGATGGACTTCCTGCCTGACGTGCATGTAGAGTGTGAAACCTGTAAAGGAAAACGCTTTAACCGTGAAACCCTGGAGGTAAGATATAAAGGTAAATCGATTGCCGATGTGCTGGACATGACCGTGGAAGAAGCCATTCCGTTTTTTGAGGCACATCCAAAAATCAACCGTAAGGTACAGATTCTGAACGACGTAGGCTTGGGATATATCACCCTGGGGCAGCATGCCACCACGCTTTCTGGCGGAGAGGCCCAGCGGGTAAAACTTTCGGAGGAATTATCCAAAAAAGACACCGGAAAAACGCTTTATATCCTGGATGAACCTACCACCGGACTGCATTTTCAGGATATCAAAAAACTGCTCGATGTACTCCAGAAACTTGCGGATAAAGGTAATTCCATTTTGATTATTGAGCACAATCTCGATGTTATCAAGGTTTCTGACCACGTAATCGACATGGGACCCGAAGGAGGAAACAAAGGTGGAAATATGGTAGCCGAAGGCACCCCCGAAGAAGTAGCCAAAGTGAAAGCCAGCTATACAGGTTACTTTTTGAAAAAGGAATTGAGTATGAAAGGATAAATGAAAATCAGCGATGGTTTCCTAATGACTTGTTGAAAATTTAATCATTAGGTCATCATTTTAATTTTTATTAACTAAAAAATTGTTTGAACTGACAAATCTTAAAAGAGTTAGTTTTTCCTATTCCATATAAAAAAAACAGCCCCCCGTTGCCGGAGAGCTGCTCTTAATAACAATCTATATAGAAACACTTACGATCCTTTTTCTTTCTTAATCACCTCTTCAGCTATGTTGTTTGGAACAAAATCATAGTGAGAGAATGTTAAGTTTGCCGTAGCACGTCCTGAAGACATAGTACGAAGGTCAGTCACATAACCAAACATCTCTGACAAAGGCACGTCAGCTTTGATTACTTGTGAACCGGCTTTGGTATCCATACCTTTCATCATACCTCTACGACGGTTAAGGTCACCTGTAATAGGTCCGGTGTATTCGTCTGGAGTCAATACCTCAAGAGCCATGATTGGTTCAAGTAATTTTGCTCCGGCCAATTTACCGGCTTCACGGAAGCCCATACGAGCGGCCAATTCAAATGACAATGAATCTGAATCGACATCGTGGAAGGAACCATGATACAATCTCACTTTGAATGAGTCAACAGGGAAGCCAGCCAAAGGTCCGTTTTTCATAGCCTCTTTGAAACCTTTTTCGATGGCCGGGATAAATTCACGAGGAATAACACCACCCACGATATTGTTTACAAACTGCAAACCAACTTTTTTCTCTTTTCCTTCCTCATCGTCGTCTCTTGGACCAAATTCAAATACGATATCAGCGAATTTACCTTTACCACCTGATTGTTTTTTGTAAACTTCACGGTGTTCAACATTCTTGGTGAAAGTCTCTTTGTAAGCCACCTGAGGAGCACCCTGGTTAACTTCCACTTTGAATTCACGACGCATACGATCAATGATAATTTCAAGGTGAAGCTCACCCATACCTCTCATGATAGTTTGACCCGTTTCTTCATTAGTTTCAACTGTAAGGGTAGGATCTTCTTCGATAAGTTTACCGATAGCCTTAGAGAAGTTGTCCTGATCGGCAGTTTTCTTAGGCTCAATGGCATAACCAATTACCGGATCCGGGAATACCATAGATTCCAATACAATTGGATTCTTTTCATCAGAAAGGGTATCTCCTGTTTTGATATCTTTAAAACCTACAACAGCGGCGATGTCACCGGCTTCAAGTACGTCGATTTGATTTTGCTTGTTGGCGTGCATCTGGAAGATACGAGAAATACGCTCTTTATTACCCGAACGGTTGTTCAATACATAAGATCCGGAAGGAAGTGTTCCTGAATAAGATCTTACAAAACAAAGACGACCAACGTAAGGGTCAGTTGCAATTTTAAAAGCAAGTGCGGCAAATGGCTCTTTAGAATCTGGTTGACGAATGATTTCAGCACCGGTATCAGGGTTGGTACCTTTGATACCGTCTCTGTCAAGCGGTGAAGGCAATAGAGCCATCACAAGGTCAAGCATAGTCTGTACCCCTTTGTTTTTGAAAGAAGAACCGCACAACATTGGTACGATTTTCATATCAATAACAGCAGCACGAAGAGCAGCAAGGATTTCATCTTCAGTAATTGAGTTTGGATCTTCGAAGTATTTCTCCATCAAAGTATCATCGTAATCAGCTACTGCTTCAAGTAATTTTTCTCTCCACTCTGCAACTTCTTCTATCATATCGTCAGGAATTGGCACTTCGGTAAAAGTCATTCCTTTGTCTGCTTCGTTCCAAACCATTCCGCGGTTGTTAATCAAGTCAACTACCCCTTTGAAGTTTTCTTCTGCACCAATTGGTAACTGCAATGGCACTGCATTTGAGCCCAACATTTCTTTCACCTGCTTGCACACGTTAAGGAAGTCGGCACCAGAGCGATCCATTTTATTTACGAAGCCCAAACGAGCAACATTATAGTTATTGGCCAAACGCCAGTTAGTCTCTGATTGTGGCTCTACACCGTCAACAGCACTGAAAAGGAATACCAGACCGTCCAATACTCTCAAAGAACGGTTTACCTCTACAGTAAAGTCCACGTGACCCGGAGTATCAATGATGTTGATGTGGTAGTTATTGTCTCTGTATTTCCAGTTTACGGTAGTAGCAGCCGAAGTAATAGTGATACCTCTTTCCTGCTCCTGCTCCATCCAGTCCATGGTAGCTCCTCCATCGTGTACCTCACCTATTTTATGGTTCACACCAGAGTAGTAAAGGATACGCTCAGTGGTTGTGGTTTTACCGGCATCAATGTGGGCGGCAATACCAATGTTTCTTGTAAATTTTAAATCGCGAGCCATTTTTTAATTGTTTTTTTCTGAATTGCTTTTATTCAGTTTTATTCGAAATTTATTGACTTTTTGTTTCGGGCTGCAAAATTATAAAAAAAATGCATAAAACGAAACAGATTGGGGCTTAATAGTTTAAGAAATTGTAAAATATTGGATATAAATACGATTTGCTTCTATTTTTCTGGTGAACCAACCTTGTTTTTAAGCCTAAATATTTGAAAATATGGAGTTTTAGTGGTTTCCATGGAATAAGAATTGTAAATATTTTTTCGTTAATCATTAAACATTTTATAGTTTTACCAAATATTTAAGACCATCCATTATGAAGGAATCAGAAGAAGAAGAAAATCAAATCAATATAGAACTTTCTGAAGAAATGGCCGAGGGAGTTTATGCCAATCTGGCCATGATTGCC
The sequence above is a segment of the Cytophagaceae bacterium genome. Coding sequences within it:
- a CDS encoding 1,4-dihydroxy-2-naphthoyl-CoA synthase; translated protein: MSNIAWETAKVYEDITYKKYMGVARIAFNRPEIRNAFRPKTTFELLDAFDDATHDPKIGVVLLSGEGPSPKDGGWAFCSGGDQNARKKGGYRAEDGRDRLNILEVQRQIRFMTKPVIAVVTGWAVGGGHSLHVVCDLSLASKEHAVFKQTDANVASYDAGYGSAYLARQIGQKRAREIFFLGRNYSAQEAFEMGMVNAVVPHSELEETAFQWAQEILQKSPMAIRMLKFAFNLIDDGLVGQQIFAGEATRLGYMTEEAEEGRNAFLEKRPPNWDKFERYS
- the uvrA gene encoding excinuclease ABC subunit UvrA, giving the protein MAIDKKLNDVELTGHEQIEVFGAREHNLKNIDAVIPRNKLVVITGISGSGKSSLAFDTIYAEGQRRYMESFSSYARSFIGDMERPDVDKINGLSPVISIEQKTTSKNPRSTVGTTTEIYDFLRLLFAKVGIAYSYVTGKPMVKQTQDQIIEQIFEQFDGKKVSILAPLVKGRKGHYRELFVQIAKMGYQKVRVDSEVLDVSPKMQLDRYKIHDIEIVVDRVIPKAEDRYRISQSVGTALKLGKGSVLLLDEKGNVQYLSQNLTDPEAGISYEDPSPNSFSFNSPYGACPSCNGMGTIEEITEDSIIPDKSLSITRGGIAPLGEYRDLWIFKQIEIILKKYKSSISVPIEKIPEEALKILLYGSEDPVAVPSKKYPGTEWNTSFEGIMNFLKRQQDSDSDKIQDWLKDFMLIKTCPECNGQRLRKESLHFKIDNRNIAELSDMDIADLSAWFENIEIRLNEKQNQIAAEILKEIRKRLGFLFGIGLDYLTLNRPLRTLSGGEAQRIRLATQIGTQLVGVLYIMDEPSIGLHQRDNVKLIQALKDLRDLGNTVLVVEHDKDMMLESDYILDIGPGAGRHGGRVVSHGSPAEFIAKGGITADYLSDRVQIEIPKKRRAGNGNHLTIKGATGHNLKNVNMKLPLGKIVCVTGVSGSGKSSLIHETLFPILNHHFFRAKKEPLPFKKVEGLEHIDKVIEVDQSPIGRTPRSNPATYTGMFSDIRTLFSELPESKIRGYKPGRFSFNVKGGRCETCEGAGMKKIEMDFLPDVHVECETCKGKRFNRETLEVRYKGKSIADVLDMTVEEAIPFFEAHPKINRKVQILNDVGLGYITLGQHATTLSGGEAQRVKLSEELSKKDTGKTLYILDEPTTGLHFQDIKKLLDVLQKLADKGNSILIIEHNLDVIKVSDHVIDMGPEGGNKGGNMVAEGTPEEVAKVKASYTGYFLKKELSMKG
- the fusA gene encoding elongation factor G, which gives rise to MARDLKFTRNIGIAAHIDAGKTTTTERILYYSGVNHKIGEVHDGGATMDWMEQEQERGITITSAATTVNWKYRDNNYHINIIDTPGHVDFTVEVNRSLRVLDGLVFLFSAVDGVEPQSETNWRLANNYNVARLGFVNKMDRSGADFLNVCKQVKEMLGSNAVPLQLPIGAEENFKGVVDLINNRGMVWNEADKGMTFTEVPIPDDMIEEVAEWREKLLEAVADYDDTLMEKYFEDPNSITEDEILAALRAAVIDMKIVPMLCGSSFKNKGVQTMLDLVMALLPSPLDRDGIKGTNPDTGAEIIRQPDSKEPFAALAFKIATDPYVGRLCFVRSYSGTLPSGSYVLNNRSGNKERISRIFQMHANKQNQIDVLEAGDIAAVVGFKDIKTGDTLSDEKNPIVLESMVFPDPVIGYAIEPKKTADQDNFSKAIGKLIEEDPTLTVETNEETGQTIMRGMGELHLEIIIDRMRREFKVEVNQGAPQVAYKETFTKNVEHREVYKKQSGGKGKFADIVFEFGPRDDDEEGKEKKVGLQFVNNIVGGVIPREFIPAIEKGFKEAMKNGPLAGFPVDSFKVRLYHGSFHDVDSDSLSFELAARMGFREAGKLAGAKLLEPIMALEVLTPDEYTGPITGDLNRRRGMMKGMDTKAGSQVIKADVPLSEMFGYVTDLRTMSSGRATANLTFSHYDFVPNNIAEEVIKKEKGS